ACTCCCGGTGCCGGTGTTTTCTTCTTCCCTGCTCCAGGTGCACCTCGCGCAGACCCTGTTAAAAGACGGTCAGAAGGTGGGGGTTCTGACCGCCAGAAAATCTTGTTTAAACCATGAGCACCTGTCTGCCATCGGCATCGCAGACATTCCCATGGCCATCCAGGGCATGGAAAATTTTCCGGAGTTCACCCGGGTGTTCATTGGGGGGCAACCAACACTGGATGTGGATCTGTGCAGGCGCGAGATGGTGTCTGCTGCCATGCATCTGATCAAAGAGCATCCCGCGGTGGGTCCCATCGTCCTGGAGTGCACCAATATGCCGCCATTTGCCGATGCAGTCCGCCGGGTGACAAAAAGGCCGGTATTTGATATCACCACCCTGCTCAGCTCGGCCTGGGCCGGGTGCCGCCGGTGAACCTGGGGCAATACCCTGTCAGGATGTCATATCACAGACCCCATTCAATGCCAGGACATGGTTTTTCCAGGTACCGTCGATCCATAGGTAAATCGGCAGGACTCCCCCCGGCACTGGTCTTTTTATCAGCCATTACCGCAGGCATGAAGCTTTGACCAACTGCTGCCGCCGGGCAGGGTCTGGAACCCACAGGGACCTCAGAATGGTTGCTTGCGTTGCCCCTGAGGTTTCAGTGGTCTTCTCTGGACATGGTGCCGGACAAGGTATATGCTACCAGACGATCGACACAGCCTTGAATGTGGTTCTCAAAAAAAGAGACCATGGCCCCGGTGCCGTGTTAACCAGCATTTGCCTGAACAGATATAAAGCGGTGCCCGTTCCAGGGTGAGACAAAAATATGGGGATTACAGGAACGGAGGGACATGAAAAAAACATCTGTCAAGAAACTGCTGCCCTATATGGTCCTGGCGGTGCTGCTTTGTCTGACTGTGGGCATCCGGCACTACTGGCGTTCTCACGAGAACGAGATGGACCAGGCCCGGTTTGCTGAATATACCCGAGTTATCGAGAACCGGATACTGAACCGGCTGCACAATTACCAGATGATCCTTGAAGGAACCGCCGGCTTGTTTTCCGCTTCCCGGGAAGTAACCTGGCAGGAATGGCGGACCTTTTTTGCGTTCAGAGACATCACCCGTGATTTTCCCGGGATACAGGCAGTGGCTTTTGCGGAACATGTCACTGCTTTACAGCTAAATTCTCACACGCAACGCATCCGGCAACAGGGGTTTCTAAATTATGCAGTCTGGCCGGAAAACGGCAGAAACGAATATGTGCCGGTGGTAATGGTCACCCCTTTCAATGCAGCCAACCAGGCTGCCATGGGATATGACGGGTGGTCAGACCCTGTGCGCCGGGCTGCCATGGAACGGGCCAGGGGCACCGGTATCGTGGCCATGTCGGGCCAAGTGACACTGGCGATCAGGGAGAAAAATACGCAACCCGGATTTCTGATGTATATGCCTGTGTACAAAAGCTTCCGGCCACCTGCGGACATGGCGGATCGGCAGAGGGCACTCCAGGGATTTGTGACAGGTGCCTTTCGCATGCATGACCTGATAGAGGGGATATTTCCGGATCCTACACCCAAAGTCATATTCGAGATCCATGACGGGCGGCGGATGTCACTGGAATCGCTGATGTATTCCTGTAAAACAGAGCGGAATGCCAAGGAACCGGATCATGTCCCGGTGTTCTCCAGCCAAAAGATTCTGGATCTGTACGGCCATCAATGGACTGTGACGTTCCATTCCACCCCGGTCTTTGACGTAGGCCTGGACCGCTGGACACACCACGGCATTTTATTGGCTGGTTTGGCCATCA
Above is a window of Desulfotignum balticum DSM 7044 DNA encoding:
- a CDS encoding aspartate/glutamate racemase family protein, with amino-acid sequence MTLPPHKKSLTKDPFMGILMLDTTFPRIIGDIGNPQTFDFPVRYRTVKGATPERIVVQGDKAMIQPFVSAGRDLIREGAIALGTSCGFLALFHKALVAALPVPVFSSSLLQVHLAQTLLKDGQKVGVLTARKSCLNHEHLSAIGIADIPMAIQGMENFPEFTRVFIGGQPTLDVDLCRREMVSAAMHLIKEHPAVGPIVLECTNMPPFADAVRRVTKRPVFDITTLLSSAWAGCRR